A genomic window from Maridesulfovibrio sp. includes:
- a CDS encoding NAD(+)/NADH kinase, which translates to MSVAAILANPASGKDIRRLIAHGSVFDNQEKVRMVRRLILGLERAGVTKILYMPDSYQIIPRALNSISPSIPVEAVEMPIRNNQTDTTVAAGIMETLGAKCLIILGGDGTSRVACKGTVAVPILPLSTGTNNVFPYMGEATVAGLAAGLVASGKLPVQKCCYQSCMFDILVNGKVKDIALVDAAVYDDVFLASKAVWQMEKVPQLFLTRCSACSIGLSAIGGQLREILPEEPCGLALDLGERPYTTVTASIAPGMFAEVPIQKISEMAPGEIFSISVSPGLVAVDGEREVEIPYGSTAGIRLNTNGPMVVDIRKTMDLARDAGLFR; encoded by the coding sequence GTGAGTGTCGCAGCAATATTGGCCAATCCTGCATCCGGCAAGGATATTCGGCGTCTGATAGCCCATGGCAGTGTTTTTGATAATCAGGAAAAAGTACGCATGGTCCGTAGACTTATACTCGGATTGGAGCGTGCCGGGGTTACTAAGATTCTCTATATGCCGGATTCCTACCAGATCATTCCGCGTGCCCTTAATTCCATTTCGCCATCCATCCCTGTCGAAGCGGTAGAAATGCCCATCAGAAACAATCAGACTGATACGACTGTAGCTGCGGGCATAATGGAGACACTTGGAGCGAAGTGTCTCATCATCCTTGGAGGGGACGGCACCAGTAGGGTCGCGTGTAAGGGTACTGTTGCCGTTCCCATTTTACCGCTTTCCACCGGGACTAATAATGTTTTTCCCTATATGGGAGAAGCGACAGTGGCAGGATTGGCGGCGGGGTTGGTGGCCAGCGGAAAACTTCCGGTTCAAAAATGTTGCTATCAGTCATGTATGTTTGATATTCTTGTAAACGGCAAAGTGAAAGATATCGCATTGGTCGATGCCGCTGTTTATGACGATGTATTTCTTGCTTCAAAAGCGGTTTGGCAGATGGAGAAAGTTCCTCAGCTTTTTCTGACACGATGTAGTGCCTGTTCAATCGGTCTTTCTGCAATAGGAGGCCAATTGCGAGAAATTCTCCCTGAAGAGCCTTGTGGACTGGCCCTTGATCTTGGAGAAAGACCTTATACAACCGTAACTGCCTCAATTGCTCCGGGCATGTTTGCAGAAGTGCCTATACAAAAAATATCTGAGATGGCACCGGGTGAGATTTTCAGCATCAGTGTCTCCCCCGGCCTAGTTGCCGTCGATGGTGAGCGGGAAGTTGAAATTCCTTACGGATCAACTGCCGGCATACGTCTTAATACAAATGGGCCTATGGTTGTGGATATCCGGAAAACCATGGATCTGGCCAGGGATGCAGGCCTTTTCCGTTAA
- a CDS encoding DUF6506 family protein: MSNVLKAAFIFIAPNGNPEEHRNWVCTEAVELLTIAVSDYTQAAEVARSIVANENIAAIELCGGFGAIGTAAVAAAVDVPVGVVRFDIHPGLNNVSGDKIFK, encoded by the coding sequence ATGAGTAATGTACTGAAAGCCGCTTTTATTTTCATAGCCCCCAACGGAAATCCTGAAGAGCACAGGAATTGGGTGTGTACCGAAGCAGTAGAGCTGCTTACTATTGCTGTAAGTGATTATACTCAGGCCGCGGAAGTTGCCCGTAGTATTGTGGCAAATGAGAACATCGCCGCTATTGAGCTGTGCGGAGGGTTCGGAGCTATCGGAACAGCCGCAGTTGCCGCGGCAGTCGATGTTCCGGTTGGTGTGGTGCGTTTTGATATACATCCCGGTCTGAACAATGTCAGCGGAGATAAAATTTTCAAATAA
- a CDS encoding carboxymuconolactone decarboxylase family protein — MDAAEKAASTLSKMTQKAGDVFPKYLNFTKEISEFGPIDHKTQELIHVACSMMSQCEMCISLHIQGAASHGASKEEIMQAAMLAIAMGGSPKVMYMHYVFDELEDLFD; from the coding sequence ATGGATGCAGCAGAAAAAGCAGCGAGTACTCTGTCCAAAATGACTCAGAAAGCTGGTGATGTTTTCCCCAAGTACCTTAACTTCACCAAAGAAATAAGTGAGTTCGGACCAATTGACCATAAGACCCAGGAACTGATCCATGTTGCATGTTCCATGATGTCCCAGTGCGAAATGTGCATTTCGCTTCACATTCAGGGAGCAGCAAGTCATGGTGCCAGCAAAGAAGAAATTATGCAGGCAGCTATGCTGGCTATCGCCATGGGCGGATCTCCCAAAGTTATGTACATGCACTATGTTTTTGACGAGCTTGAAGACCTGTTCGACTAG
- a CDS encoding MBL fold metallo-hydrolase — protein sequence MSYVDVTLVANAGVMVRYDGTDILIDGIHDEGGHPFSRVSPMDLHLMKTGTPPFNRIDYLFFSHEHPDHFTPSLVNEYLKNRPVKFIVVPRSSNGSKATDGLLAEIRERDIHYLISGLEPGEFDSLDLTKDLRLTIIGTRHMGPQYHDIRNDCFLLEMNGIKILFTGDADHVAEYYEKPLQGVELEAVFVNPLFYHNREGRRIITEIFKPRNVIVYHMPEENNDPMQLRLTVERAREKYVKCGLQTYVLQEERQQLRFWPNNL from the coding sequence ATGAGTTATGTTGATGTTACTCTTGTGGCCAACGCCGGAGTGATGGTCAGGTATGATGGCACAGATATTCTTATTGATGGAATACATGATGAAGGAGGACATCCCTTTAGCAGAGTATCTCCAATGGACCTGCATCTCATGAAGACAGGAACTCCACCCTTTAACCGGATTGATTATCTGTTTTTCTCACATGAGCACCCGGACCATTTCACGCCATCACTGGTTAACGAATATTTGAAAAACAGACCGGTCAAATTTATAGTAGTCCCAAGGAGCAGCAACGGTTCCAAGGCCACGGATGGATTACTTGCCGAGATTCGGGAGCGTGATATTCACTACCTGATTTCAGGTCTGGAACCGGGAGAATTTGACTCTCTCGATCTGACAAAGGACCTGAGGCTGACAATTATCGGTACACGCCATATGGGACCACAGTATCATGATATTCGAAATGACTGCTTTCTGCTCGAAATGAACGGAATAAAGATTCTGTTTACAGGAGATGCCGACCATGTGGCGGAGTATTATGAAAAGCCGTTACAGGGAGTTGAGCTTGAAGCAGTATTTGTAAATCCTCTATTCTATCATAACCGGGAAGGACGAAGGATAATCACTGAAATATTCAAGCCTCGAAATGTGATTGTTTATCATATGCCTGAGGAGAATAACGACCCCATGCAATTAAGGCTGACAGTGGAGCGTGCCCGGGAGAAATATGTTAAATGCGGATTACAAACATATGTTCTTCAGGAAGAAAGACAACAACTTCGCTTTTGGCCCAACAACCTATAA
- a CDS encoding 2,3-butanediol dehydrogenase: MSETMRAAVWHGKEDVRVETVSVPPSPSAGWVKIKVDWCGICGSDLHEYIAGPIFIPTEEPHPLTGKIGSVILGHEFTGTVVEVGEGVSNVSVGDFVAPDACQHCGECVTCRAGRYNVCEKLAFTGLHNDGAFAKYVNIPAELCYKLPAGVTPEAGALIEPLATGFKAVREAGSILGETVVIIGAGTIGLGTLMAAKAAGAGKIIMLEMSKARTAKAKECGADIVINPSECDAVAEIKAMTNGSGADVSFECVGNKFTGPLAVDVIRNAGRAVIVGIFEEPSSFNFFSLSGTDKRVIGTLAYTLEDFKGVSALLSTGQLKAEPMITGKIELEDIVEKGFMELINNKDENIKIIVKP; this comes from the coding sequence ATGAGCGAAACAATGCGAGCTGCCGTCTGGCATGGCAAAGAGGACGTGCGTGTAGAAACTGTTTCTGTCCCACCATCCCCTTCCGCCGGGTGGGTAAAAATCAAAGTTGACTGGTGTGGTATTTGCGGATCTGATTTGCATGAATACATTGCAGGTCCTATTTTTATTCCTACGGAAGAGCCCCATCCACTTACCGGCAAAATAGGCAGTGTGATTCTAGGTCATGAGTTCACCGGCACAGTGGTGGAAGTAGGCGAAGGAGTCAGCAACGTAAGCGTCGGCGACTTTGTCGCCCCAGATGCCTGCCAACACTGCGGAGAGTGCGTAACCTGTAGGGCTGGCCGCTACAATGTCTGTGAAAAACTCGCTTTTACCGGCCTTCACAATGACGGAGCCTTCGCCAAGTATGTAAACATCCCCGCAGAGTTGTGCTACAAATTACCTGCAGGAGTTACCCCGGAAGCAGGTGCATTGATAGAGCCTCTGGCAACCGGATTCAAAGCGGTACGCGAAGCCGGGTCCATTCTTGGAGAAACTGTTGTAATCATCGGGGCCGGAACTATCGGACTGGGAACTCTAATGGCTGCAAAAGCTGCCGGTGCCGGTAAAATAATAATGCTGGAAATGTCCAAAGCCCGCACCGCCAAGGCTAAAGAATGCGGGGCTGATATTGTTATCAATCCTTCTGAATGTGATGCTGTGGCCGAGATCAAGGCCATGACCAACGGCTCCGGAGCGGATGTTTCATTTGAGTGTGTGGGCAATAAATTTACCGGCCCACTTGCAGTGGATGTAATCCGTAATGCAGGACGGGCCGTTATTGTAGGTATCTTTGAGGAACCGAGTTCTTTTAATTTCTTCAGCCTGAGCGGTACCGATAAACGGGTAATCGGAACTCTGGCCTATACTCTGGAAGATTTCAAAGGAGTTTCAGCTTTGCTCTCCACAGGTCAGCTTAAGGCAGAACCCATGATTACCGGAAAAATAGAACTGGAAGATATTGTTGAAAAAGGCTTTATGGAACTGATTAACAATAAAGATGAAAATATTAAAATTATAGTGAAGCCTTAA
- the yaaA gene encoding peroxide stress protein YaaA yields MKTIILIPPSEGKADGGKNKPLKSVSGITADLIKAINEAEPKKLYGLKAKALENAIAVNKEVLESKTMPAIERYTGVVYDAIDYQTLKHKSDFDEKVLIVSGLFGLVRPTDLIPNYRLKIDKLKAAKLWLTSNSEQLKDKFIIDLLPQAHKKAVKYDHGIEVEFVLKKAGKKMPAGHQGKHIKGRFVRWLIESNVTDQTRFSEFTEDGYTWTGDTFLKEI; encoded by the coding sequence ATGAAAACTATTATCTTAATTCCACCGTCCGAGGGCAAAGCTGATGGAGGAAAGAACAAGCCTTTAAAGTCTGTATCAGGCATTACTGCCGACTTGATTAAAGCGATTAATGAAGCTGAGCCTAAAAAACTATATGGACTTAAGGCAAAAGCTCTTGAAAACGCAATTGCCGTTAATAAAGAAGTATTAGAATCAAAAACAATGCCAGCTATTGAACGATATACAGGTGTTGTTTATGACGCTATTGATTATCAAACTTTGAAACATAAATCTGACTTTGATGAAAAAGTATTAATCGTGTCAGGATTATTTGGTCTTGTCAGACCTACTGATTTGATTCCAAATTATCGTTTGAAAATTGATAAATTAAAGGCTGCCAAGCTATGGTTGACTTCAAACTCAGAACAATTAAAAGATAAATTTATTATTGACTTACTACCGCAAGCACACAAAAAAGCGGTGAAATATGATCATGGAATTGAGGTTGAATTTGTCCTAAAAAAAGCTGGAAAAAAGATGCCGGCAGGTCATCAGGGAAAGCACATTAAAGGTCGATTCGTCAGATGGCTTATTGAGAGTAATGTCACTGACCAAACACGTTTTAGCGAGTTCACCGAAGATGGCTATACGTGGACTGGTGACACCTTCTTAAAGGAGATTTAA